A single region of the Sorghum bicolor cultivar BTx623 chromosome 7, Sorghum_bicolor_NCBIv3, whole genome shotgun sequence genome encodes:
- the LOC8085000 gene encoding protein NRT1/ PTR FAMILY 4.5 produces MACEGLVDWRGKPINTKVHGGVRAAWYLYFLIVVNFLVHVPNMQNMTTYLRGPMHMGVSDASTTFTNFIGAMSGFALLGGFLSDSYITCARTMLLSVPLVILGYGLLTLQSHFPSLHPPPCNDSDSEASSCRQVDGWRSTLLYTALYIIALGEGVMRACIPALGSDQFDGDNPSEARQQSSFFNWFTFCLSVGSVAGLILIVWLENTRGWDVGFGLSALLILIALLVSAAGLPLYRNRVPQGSALTRVLQVFVVAFKNRKLGLPDKMEETQQNSHEVDSQEVPCPTTNHSLKFLDKACCANTNTGRDDGPWSVCSAAKVEETKIVLRMLPLVFSSTVAHVSTPLLVAFTIQQGMTTNTKLGKVHVYPAMLFIVPSIFQTLMLVTYDRVLVPLVRRRTGYTGGITQLQRVAVGFLATTVAPGVAAVVERKRKDTVAAGGQISIFWLAPQFFLIGVADTTSFVGLLEFFTGEAPDGMKSIGVAFFWCQAGMASLLGTLLVRLVNRVTHSGSAPGWLEGKNLNSSHLDLFYCVVTAVSFLGWLNYLYWAKRYKYRQDPRISTKSPDEDDSTMP; encoded by the exons CAACACAAAGGTTCATGGTGGAGTCCGAGCAGCATGGTATCTTTATT TTCTCATTGTAGTGAATTTCTTGGTGCACGTGCCAAACATGCAGAATATGACAACATATCTGCGTGGACCAATGCATATGGGAGTATCTGATGCTTCAACTACATTTACCAACTTTATTGGTGCCATGTCTGGATTTGCTTTGTTGGGAGGTTTTCTCTCGGACTCCTACATCACTTGCGCCAGAACTATGCTACTCTCTGTGCCACTAGTGATTTTG GGCTACGGATTGCTCACTCTGCAATCCCACTTCCCTTCGCTCCACCCACCCCCCTGCAACGACTCCGATTCCGAAGCAAGCAGTTGCAGGCAGGTCGATGGCTGGCGGTCGACGCTGCTGTACACAGCGCTGTACATCATCGCGCTCGGAGAGGGCGTCATGCGCGCCTGCATACCTGCGCTTGGTTCCGATCAGTTCGACGGCGACAACCCCTCGGAGGCCCGGCAGCAGTCGAGCTTCTTCAACTGGTTCACCTTCTGCCTCTCCGTCGGCTCCGTCGCCGGCCTCATCCTCATCGTGTGGCTCGAGAACACCAGAGGCTGGGACGTCGGATTTGGCCTCAGCGCCCTCCTGATCCTCATCGCTTTGCTCGTTTCCGCCGCCGGCCTCCCTTTGTACCGCAACCGTGTTCCTCAGGGCAGCGCCCTAACTCGAGTCCTGCAG GTTTTTGTTGTGGCATTCAAAAACAGGAAGCTTGGCCTACCTGACAAGATGGAGGAAACACAGCAAAATAGCCATGAAGTGGATTCTCAAGAAGTACCATGCCCTACTACTAATCACAGTCTAAA ATTTCTGGACAAAGCCTGCTGTGCGAACACCAACACTGGGAGAGACGATGGACCTTGGTCAGTCTGCAGCGCGGCAAAAGTAGAGGAGACCAAGATCGTTCTACGCATGCTGCCTCTCGTCTTCAGCTCGACGGTGGCGCACGTATCGACGCCTCTGCTGGTCGCGTTCACCATCCAGCAGGGCATGACGACGAACACGAAGCTGGGGAAGGTGCACGTCTACCCGGCGATGCTCTTCATCGTCCCGTCCATCTTCCAGACGCTGATGCTGGTGACCTACGACCGGGTGCTGGTGCCGCTGGTGCGGCGGCGCACGGGGTACACGGGCGGGATCACGCAGCTGCAGCGCGTCGCCGTGGGCTTCCTGGCCACGACCGTCGCCCCGGGCGTCGCGGCGGTGGTcgagaggaagaggaaggacACGGTGGCGGCCGGCGGCCAGATCTCCATCTTCTGGCTGGCGCCGCAGTTCTTCCTGATCGGCGTGGCCGACACCACCTCCTTCGTGGGGTTGCTCGAGTTCTTCACCGGCGAGGCGCCCGACGGCATGAAGTCCATCGGCGTGGCCTTCTTCTGGTGCCAGGCCGGGATGGCGTCGCTGCTGGGCACGCTGCTGGTGAGGCTGGTGAACAGGGTCACCCACAGCGGCAGTGCCCCTGGGTGGCTGGAGGGGAAGAACCTCAACAGCAGCCACCTTGATCTCTTCTACTGTGTTGTCACGGCTGTGTCGTTTCTTGGATGGCTCAATTACCTCTACTGGGCTAAGAGGTACAAGTACAGACAGGATCCACGGATTTCCACCAAGTCCCCCGATGAGGACGACTCTACTATGCCTTGA